Proteins co-encoded in one Candidatus Kapaibacterium sp. genomic window:
- the ribD gene encoding bifunctional diaminohydroxyphosphoribosylaminopyrimidine deaminase/5-amino-6-(5-phosphoribosylamino)uracil reductase RibD, whose product MTDERAMRRAIELALRGTGRVSPNPRVGCVILKEGRIIGEGWHAAYGAPHAEVMALQNATEEVRGATMVVTLEPCVHYGKTPPCVSQIIAAGIARVVIGMLDPNPLVAGRGYEQLRQAGIEVRVGVLEPECRWINRFFAKHITTGMPYVVGKIAQSLDGCIALPTGESRWITGEESRRRVHALRAELDAVMVGKNTVFRDNPRLTVRDVPGRQPWRVVLDTGLQLPLMSFVFTDEYRERTIVCCSPQALQTRKAETFRRSGIQLMAAPIGEDGRLQLPALFRLLSEHFNIASVLVEGGAVLLSSCLRHRLLDELHVFIAPKVFGAGRHPFEQWAVETLEQVWPVHIQAVMRSGNDLHIIALKEPIVHSSGVGEQQGEPDQCEQRVPS is encoded by the coding sequence ATGACCGACGAACGGGCGATGCGGCGAGCTATAGAACTTGCGCTCCGTGGGACGGGGCGAGTGAGTCCGAATCCGCGGGTAGGTTGCGTCATCCTCAAGGAGGGACGGATCATTGGAGAGGGATGGCATGCTGCTTACGGGGCCCCGCATGCTGAGGTTATGGCACTGCAGAATGCGACTGAGGAGGTCCGTGGGGCAACGATGGTGGTGACTCTTGAGCCGTGCGTCCACTATGGCAAGACTCCGCCGTGTGTGTCTCAGATCATTGCTGCCGGAATCGCCCGCGTCGTGATAGGGATGCTTGACCCTAATCCGCTCGTTGCGGGGAGGGGATACGAGCAACTGCGCCAGGCAGGCATTGAGGTTCGAGTGGGAGTGTTGGAGCCAGAGTGCCGCTGGATCAATCGCTTCTTTGCCAAGCACATCACCACCGGCATGCCGTATGTCGTTGGCAAGATTGCACAGTCACTAGACGGATGCATTGCTCTGCCGACAGGGGAGTCGCGCTGGATTACAGGTGAGGAGAGCCGCCGTCGCGTCCATGCCCTTCGGGCAGAGCTGGATGCTGTGATGGTAGGCAAGAACACAGTCTTCCGAGACAACCCGCGGCTGACTGTCAGAGATGTTCCAGGACGCCAACCTTGGCGAGTCGTTCTGGATACGGGGCTCCAACTTCCGCTGATGAGCTTTGTGTTTACCGACGAGTACCGTGAGCGCACTATCGTCTGCTGCTCTCCACAAGCACTACAGACTCGTAAGGCGGAGACGTTCCGCAGAAGCGGCATCCAACTGATGGCAGCTCCCATCGGAGAGGATGGCCGATTGCAGCTCCCAGCGCTCTTCCGTCTGCTGTCGGAGCATTTCAACATCGCCTCGGTGCTGGTGGAAGGGGGAGCCGTGCTGCTCTCTTCATGCCTCCGGCATCGTCTCCTGGATGAGCTCCATGTTTTCATTGCCCCGAAGGTCTTTGGAGCCGGTCGCCATCCGTTCGAGCAGTGGGCGGTGGAGACGTTAGAACAGGTGTGGCCTGTTCACATTCAGGCCGTCATGCGGAGTGGCAATGACCTCCACATCATTGCCCTCAAGGAACCAATCGTGCATAGTAGTGGGGTCGGGGAGCAACAGGGCGAGCCGGACCAATGCGAGCAGCGTGTGCCGTCGTAG
- a CDS encoding DUF5683 domain-containing protein, with product MWIVPWLTFALLGVATGSAAGACDSSHASELAAQADSLSPAKSSATVKTPMGALWRSLVVPGWGQLYIGAYWKAPVFFLVNVLSTYATLSNHRLYVRYQRQVEDVLAGRRPAEDLAALRAYRTLYADRRDIALAIWVAAYLLAAVDAYVGANLMGFDVSDRLSVAPLSQPGVVAVVLSLRWR from the coding sequence ATGTGGATTGTACCGTGGCTGACGTTTGCTCTCCTTGGGGTAGCTACAGGTAGTGCGGCGGGTGCGTGTGACTCCTCTCATGCCTCAGAATTAGCTGCTCAAGCCGATAGTCTTTCCCCCGCGAAGAGTTCTGCGACAGTAAAGACTCCCATGGGCGCTCTGTGGCGGTCTCTGGTGGTCCCGGGGTGGGGGCAGTTGTACATCGGCGCCTACTGGAAGGCTCCTGTCTTCTTCCTGGTGAACGTGCTCAGCACCTATGCGACGCTGAGCAATCACCGCTTGTATGTGCGCTACCAGCGTCAGGTGGAAGATGTACTTGCTGGAAGGAGGCCAGCGGAGGACTTAGCAGCTCTGCGGGCGTATCGTACGCTCTACGCGGATCGCCGTGACATTGCCTTGGCTATCTGGGTTGCAGCATACTTGCTGGCGGCGGTGGATGCCTACGTGGGCGCGAATCTCATGGGCTTTGATGTCAGCGATCGTCTAAGTGTCGCTCCGCTGTCGCAGCCTGGAGTAGTGGCTGTAGTGCTTTCCCTCCGGTGGCGGTAG
- a CDS encoding tyrosine-type recombinase/integrase, whose protein sequence is MGLGEQVERFIASLQHQGYSLQTVRAYRTALQQFREYLQEVWGRELPVEEIGLSHLRQFLGWLHNRGLHRRSIQLKVAAVRAFFGFARRQGWVYRNPARWLPMPRAEKPLVSVVPQQRLQEILDRLPRRTPAERLRAAVLELLYGCGLRVGELTALRLQDVSWDRGLLHVRGKGRRERLVPFSGKAAEALRAYLETRHAFSPRGDWLFVGLRGGQLSQSVVYRWVRSMLEGVPSGQQRGPHVLRHTCATHLLERGADLRAVGELLGHASLATTQKYTHVSVEHLKRVYRQAHPRAGEEL, encoded by the coding sequence ATGGGGCTTGGCGAGCAAGTAGAGCGATTTATAGCATCGCTCCAGCATCAGGGCTACAGTCTGCAGACTGTGCGGGCTTACCGTACTGCGCTACAGCAGTTCCGGGAGTACCTGCAGGAAGTCTGGGGTAGGGAGCTGCCAGTGGAGGAGATAGGACTGAGCCACTTGCGGCAGTTCCTTGGGTGGCTCCACAACCGAGGGCTCCATCGGCGCTCTATCCAGCTCAAGGTCGCGGCAGTGAGAGCATTCTTCGGCTTTGCTCGTCGCCAGGGCTGGGTTTATCGGAATCCTGCCCGGTGGCTCCCGATGCCACGGGCTGAGAAGCCTTTGGTTAGTGTCGTACCGCAGCAGCGACTCCAGGAGATTCTGGATCGCTTACCGCGGCGGACGCCAGCAGAGCGGCTTCGGGCAGCCGTGCTGGAGCTGCTCTACGGCTGTGGTTTGCGAGTCGGCGAGCTTACAGCTCTCCGGTTGCAGGACGTGAGCTGGGATCGCGGACTTCTACACGTTCGAGGGAAAGGGCGGCGCGAGCGCTTGGTCCCGTTCAGCGGGAAGGCAGCAGAAGCTCTCCGCGCTTACCTCGAGACACGGCATGCCTTTTCTCCTCGTGGGGATTGGCTCTTCGTTGGCCTTCGAGGAGGGCAACTGAGCCAGAGCGTAGTCTACCGGTGGGTGCGCTCGATGCTGGAAGGAGTGCCCTCTGGTCAGCAGCGTGGACCCCACGTCCTTCGCCATACCTGCGCTACCCATCTCTTGGAGCGAGGGGCGGATCTGAGGGCCGTCGGCGAGCTGTTGGGACATGCATCGCTGGCGACGACCCAGAAGTACACGCATGTCTCGGTTGAGCATCTGAAGCGTGTCTACCGTCAGGCGCATCCCAGAGCAGGGGAGGAGCTGTGA
- a CDS encoding SCO family protein translates to MTYSRWALVGVGALLLIALSGCRREEPILGQHPLWTQDGRTVDFPRDFRGEVLLVAFFYVQCPDICPMIAERMRQIWEALPETTGVRAVMISFDPARDTPERLREFAEAHQLPQPGFVLASGRPEVVEALVQLFGVVVQKTPTEFTDGTPIYFFSHSDVLFLVDGAGRIRKQYSGTEAPIAEVVRDVQQLREEL, encoded by the coding sequence ATGACCTATTCCAGATGGGCGTTGGTGGGTGTTGGAGCACTACTGCTGATAGCGCTCAGCGGATGCCGACGTGAAGAGCCCATCCTTGGTCAGCACCCACTGTGGACGCAGGATGGAAGAACAGTGGACTTTCCGAGGGACTTCCGGGGAGAGGTGCTGTTGGTGGCTTTCTTCTACGTCCAGTGCCCTGACATCTGTCCCATGATCGCTGAGAGAATGCGGCAAATCTGGGAAGCACTGCCGGAGACAACGGGGGTGCGGGCCGTAATGATCTCCTTCGATCCAGCGCGCGATACTCCGGAACGACTACGGGAGTTTGCGGAAGCCCATCAGCTCCCGCAGCCCGGGTTCGTTTTAGCCAGTGGTAGGCCTGAAGTAGTAGAAGCATTAGTGCAGCTCTTCGGGGTAGTGGTGCAGAAGACCCCTACAGAGTTCACCGATGGCACACCGATTTACTTCTTCAGCCATTCAGATGTGCTCTTCCTGGTGGATGGAGCTGGGCGGATTCGGAAGCAATACTCCGGGACAGAAGCTCCGATAGCGGAGGTTGTCCGTGATGTGCAACAGTTGCGGGAGGAGCTATGA
- a CDS encoding HEAT repeat domain-containing protein, translating to MRAACAVVVAVLGSAALLQAQVPKLSPEALRAVDSALALLGVSRWDWWLPGDIGEVDQHRLPAVRALFREPFSSFEFATRQAEQLLTLRPATLDATARQWSELLAFGEYTPRYYEQQLSAHQVDSLLGVELERRLGLIAATSLRQYLVPLVLAWWEISQVRSSFRSFPLLAELLDSLLMLSEDEPRASLFELRQRELWGLQRVREYFQVAAEVPWHRLLAPMLSLWRAIWATVERNSPPLDRYRDSVWTTILETPYGRIAVGGPGEDTYVGDFTLILEVGGNDRYVFPALSKSAALERPVRIVVDLAGDDSYDGGDYTLGAGFFGCGFLIDLQGNDTYRSRHFSQGAALAGLGFLWDGGGADLYVCGIHGQGAAAFGVGLLMDRGGNDLYRCFAQGQGFGFVRGYGALVDRSGNDSYIAQSPYVDALRYEQRFLTFTQGAALGYRPLASGGIGILLDSAGNDTYVSDIYGQGTAYWYAIGALLDWQGDDRYVAHQYAQGAGVHLAFGLLWDAAGSDVYLSFGVSQGCGHDIALGALYDAAGDDTYACESLSQGAANANGLALLLDLHGRDTYVARRENTMGYGDFRRQYGSIGVFADAEGTDWYADTVLNRRSRIGSTYGALLDAELLPSLPPPPRPGIDVPDSLRMPLAESIDSLFAQASAAHLRFQYIIQPAREKIAKLGAAALPYLATKFATESVRERIALEDILPRIDQQDSVALRRLIVDSLRSKNERTLALMGMVAGKLRLKAALPALAELLEDSRWYIRAMAALRLGEIGDTSVQRLLRRSLNDAHPMVRARAAFALMRLWPRQPRELWLQVLQDSFYVVRSSAVLGALQYGSLPTSLLKELWNLPLPPKWRRSLGWLAVGLDTTTPVRRVAQLLLQQPAELRQVAYIAISQQRATPWRERLRVACAQQEPDAELRRILSPVSR from the coding sequence ATGCGAGCAGCGTGTGCCGTCGTAGTAGCTGTGCTGGGCAGTGCTGCACTACTGCAAGCGCAAGTACCGAAGCTATCACCGGAAGCCTTGCGTGCAGTTGACTCAGCCCTTGCTCTGTTGGGCGTATCTCGGTGGGACTGGTGGTTGCCGGGTGATATCGGGGAAGTAGATCAGCACCGCCTCCCGGCTGTCCGCGCGCTCTTTCGGGAGCCCTTCAGCAGCTTTGAATTCGCCACACGCCAAGCCGAGCAGCTCTTGACATTGCGTCCGGCTACGCTGGATGCGACAGCGCGACAGTGGAGCGAACTCTTGGCGTTTGGGGAGTATACGCCGCGGTACTATGAGCAACAGCTGTCGGCACACCAAGTCGACAGCCTCCTTGGAGTGGAATTGGAAAGGCGCCTGGGCCTCATTGCGGCAACGTCGCTCCGACAGTATCTGGTGCCGCTCGTGCTAGCGTGGTGGGAGATCAGCCAGGTGCGGAGCTCGTTTCGTTCCTTCCCGCTCCTAGCGGAGCTCTTGGATTCGTTGCTGATGCTGTCGGAGGATGAGCCCCGAGCCTCGCTCTTTGAGCTTCGCCAGCGAGAGCTTTGGGGGCTGCAGCGGGTGCGTGAATATTTCCAAGTGGCGGCTGAAGTCCCATGGCATCGATTGCTTGCTCCGATGCTGTCGCTCTGGCGGGCAATTTGGGCCACGGTGGAACGGAATAGCCCTCCTTTAGACCGCTACCGGGATAGCGTCTGGACGACCATTCTGGAGACTCCGTATGGGCGCATTGCTGTCGGGGGTCCGGGCGAGGACACCTATGTAGGGGATTTTACCCTCATCCTGGAGGTCGGCGGGAACGACCGATACGTGTTTCCGGCGCTGTCGAAGTCGGCGGCGTTGGAGCGCCCGGTGCGGATTGTGGTGGACTTGGCAGGGGATGACTCTTACGATGGTGGGGACTACACCCTCGGTGCCGGGTTCTTTGGGTGTGGGTTCCTCATAGACCTCCAGGGCAACGACACCTATCGGAGCCGACATTTCTCCCAAGGCGCGGCCCTAGCGGGCTTGGGATTCCTATGGGATGGTGGCGGGGCTGATCTCTATGTATGCGGCATCCATGGACAGGGGGCCGCTGCCTTTGGCGTTGGGCTTCTCATGGACCGCGGGGGTAACGATCTCTACCGGTGTTTTGCCCAGGGGCAGGGATTCGGGTTCGTTCGCGGTTATGGGGCACTCGTGGACCGTTCAGGCAATGACTCCTACATCGCTCAAAGCCCCTACGTAGACGCGCTCCGCTACGAGCAGCGGTTCCTCACTTTCACTCAGGGAGCTGCGCTCGGCTACCGGCCATTGGCTTCTGGGGGAATCGGCATCCTGCTCGATAGTGCTGGCAACGATACCTACGTCAGCGACATCTATGGACAAGGGACGGCCTACTGGTATGCGATAGGGGCTCTGCTGGATTGGCAGGGCGACGACCGCTATGTTGCGCATCAGTACGCGCAAGGGGCAGGAGTCCATCTGGCCTTTGGGCTGCTGTGGGACGCGGCTGGCTCTGACGTGTATCTCTCGTTCGGTGTCTCGCAAGGGTGTGGGCATGACATTGCCCTTGGCGCGCTCTACGATGCTGCTGGTGATGACACGTATGCGTGCGAGAGCCTCTCGCAGGGTGCAGCGAATGCCAATGGGCTGGCGCTACTACTAGACCTCCACGGGCGCGACACCTACGTTGCTCGACGCGAGAATACGATGGGCTACGGCGACTTCCGCCGGCAGTACGGTAGCATTGGTGTCTTCGCGGATGCAGAAGGGACGGACTGGTACGCTGATACGGTCCTCAACAGGCGCTCCCGAATTGGTTCAACGTACGGTGCGTTGCTGGACGCCGAGTTGCTACCATCTCTTCCTCCACCACCACGGCCGGGCATCGATGTGCCAGACTCGCTCCGCATGCCGCTAGCGGAGAGTATAGACAGCCTCTTCGCACAGGCCTCAGCAGCCCATCTCCGCTTTCAGTACATCATCCAGCCGGCACGGGAGAAAATTGCCAAGCTCGGTGCGGCCGCCCTGCCATATCTGGCCACGAAGTTTGCGACGGAGTCTGTGCGGGAGCGAATTGCGTTGGAGGATATCCTGCCGAGGATTGACCAGCAGGACAGCGTTGCGCTACGCCGGCTCATCGTGGACTCCCTCCGCTCGAAGAACGAGCGTACCCTAGCGCTGATGGGAATGGTGGCGGGGAAGCTACGCCTCAAGGCAGCCCTGCCGGCGCTTGCGGAGCTGCTCGAAGACAGCCGATGGTACATACGAGCAATGGCTGCACTCCGCCTAGGGGAGATCGGCGATACATCGGTACAGCGGCTGCTGCGCCGGTCTCTTAATGATGCCCATCCAATGGTGCGTGCTCGGGCCGCCTTTGCTCTCATGCGGCTGTGGCCGAGACAACCGCGTGAGCTTTGGCTCCAGGTGTTGCAAGATTCCTTCTACGTCGTGCGGTCCAGCGCCGTTTTGGGGGCACTGCAGTACGGCTCACTGCCGACCTCACTCCTGAAGGAGCTCTGGAACCTTCCTCTGCCTCCGAAGTGGCGTAGGAGCTTGGGGTGGCTGGCGGTTGGACTGGATACGACCACTCCAGTCCGGCGTGTTGCTCAGCTCCTTCTGCAGCAGCCAGCAGAGCTTAGACAGGTAGCCTACATTGCAATATCGCAGCAACGAGCAACCCCATGGAGAGAGCGCTTGCGTGTTGCCTGCGCACAGCAAGAGCCTGATGCAGAATTGCGTCGTATACTCTCCCCAGTGTCGCGTTGA
- a CDS encoding Gfo/Idh/MocA family oxidoreductase yields the protein MIRLTILGVGHMGSLHLQKWRQHPEVEVVGIYDSDPQRLHESAAAFGVRAFEDWREALAVADAVTIATPSWTHGGLALEALRAGCHCLVEKPLATRAADAEQLLEAAYRKGLVLMAGHIERYNPAFVWLQSQGAKPRFVEGHRLHPFRPRAVDVSVVFDIMIHDIDLLLALLHSPVERLEAHGVAVVTEKADIANARLVFSNGCIANLTASRISAKFLRKMRLFQPYSYVALDFAEQSVEQVILHVGEYMPSEPEELLAEWVPHDGVRRCIIRHRLQLAAGDPLWEEQRAFLQALQGRADWQQGLEQAVEAVRIAERIEQMIACSS from the coding sequence GTGATTCGCTTGACCATTCTCGGCGTTGGGCACATGGGGAGCCTGCACCTCCAGAAGTGGCGTCAGCATCCCGAGGTGGAGGTAGTGGGCATCTACGATAGCGACCCACAGCGGCTGCATGAGAGTGCGGCTGCGTTTGGTGTCCGAGCCTTCGAAGATTGGCGGGAGGCCTTGGCTGTCGCTGATGCGGTGACGATCGCTACCCCGAGCTGGACGCATGGAGGGTTAGCACTGGAGGCTCTCAGAGCGGGTTGCCATTGCTTGGTGGAGAAACCGCTAGCGACCCGGGCTGCCGATGCCGAGCAGCTATTAGAAGCGGCATACCGCAAGGGGTTGGTGCTCATGGCTGGACACATCGAACGCTACAATCCAGCCTTCGTCTGGCTCCAGAGTCAAGGTGCCAAACCGCGCTTCGTGGAGGGGCACCGTCTCCATCCTTTCCGCCCCAGGGCCGTGGATGTCTCGGTGGTCTTCGACATCATGATCCATGACATCGACCTCCTGCTGGCTCTGCTCCACTCCCCGGTAGAGCGGCTGGAGGCTCATGGGGTAGCGGTAGTGACGGAGAAGGCTGACATCGCGAATGCTCGGCTGGTCTTCTCCAATGGCTGCATCGCGAATCTGACGGCCTCCCGGATTTCAGCTAAGTTCCTCCGCAAAATGCGCCTCTTCCAGCCGTACAGCTACGTGGCACTGGATTTTGCCGAGCAATCCGTAGAGCAAGTGATCCTCCACGTGGGCGAGTACATGCCCTCCGAGCCTGAGGAATTGTTGGCTGAATGGGTGCCTCACGATGGGGTACGGCGTTGCATCATCCGGCACCGCCTCCAGCTTGCGGCGGGCGATCCACTGTGGGAAGAGCAGCGTGCCTTTCTGCAAGCACTTCAAGGTCGGGCTGATTGGCAGCAGGGGTTGGAGCAGGCAGTGGAGGCGGTTCGGATAGCCGAACGGATTGAACAGATGATAGCCTGCAGCTCGTAG
- a CDS encoding BsuPI-related putative proteinase inhibitor, translating to MRTPVVILLIWAAGILSCRGGLVGMKKVSLEWRLETTDTAAVVVVRAGASRQEEVQWLRSIEAIQLSLYGPEGRLLERSELVPMLSGMTTGAGEQVSLLLEGRSTLRSRPNEIPSEVLLEYELRSGARIERGRQRLQRLHRDGALLLMPEVTALDSGLVVRLRVRRLEAIDREYFPTSERLRLELYRGIKRIWSSAEGMAFLQVIGVVEPETVGAESVYEYRWDGHLPTGERLPPGRYSLRLVLPARPHEYSVTVPLEWGPQR from the coding sequence ATGAGGACTCCAGTGGTCATCCTACTCATCTGGGCTGCTGGCATTCTCTCCTGCCGAGGGGGACTCGTAGGGATGAAGAAGGTGTCGCTAGAGTGGCGGTTGGAGACGACGGATACTGCTGCAGTTGTGGTTGTACGGGCTGGAGCATCGCGACAGGAGGAGGTACAGTGGCTGCGCTCAATTGAGGCCATCCAACTGTCGCTGTATGGGCCAGAAGGGCGCCTACTGGAACGGAGCGAACTCGTGCCGATGCTCAGTGGCATGACAACGGGTGCGGGTGAGCAAGTGTCACTGCTACTGGAGGGACGGTCGACCCTACGGAGCCGCCCTAACGAAATCCCTTCAGAGGTACTGCTGGAGTATGAGCTCCGAAGCGGTGCAAGGATAGAACGCGGACGGCAAAGACTTCAGCGCTTGCATCGGGACGGGGCGCTACTGCTGATGCCGGAGGTTACCGCGTTAGATTCTGGTCTTGTGGTGCGGCTACGGGTGCGTCGGTTGGAGGCCATTGATAGGGAGTACTTCCCTACGTCGGAACGCTTACGGCTGGAACTTTACCGCGGCATCAAGCGCATATGGAGCTCTGCTGAGGGAATGGCCTTCCTGCAGGTCATCGGGGTCGTTGAGCCGGAGACAGTCGGGGCTGAGAGCGTCTACGAATACCGCTGGGATGGCCACCTACCTACGGGGGAGCGCCTTCCACCGGGGCGATACAGCCTACGGCTCGTTTTGCCAGCGCGTCCCCATGAGTACAGTGTGACGGTTCCGCTGGAGTGGGGACCGCAGCGATGA
- the glmS gene encoding glutamine--fructose-6-phosphate transaminase (isomerizing) — translation MCGIVGYIGHRRALPLLLNGLKRLEYRGYDSAGIAVPHNGSLFIAKRAGTVAQLEALLNGVDLPATVGIGHTRWATHGEPVDRNAHPHTDASGRIAIVHNGIIENHATLKAKLQADGYTFRSETDTEVLAVFIGALYEQSGDLELAVRAALSEVQGTFGLVVLSADHPEMLIAARRGSPIVIGVGDGEYIVASDATAIVEYTRSVLYLTDDETAILTRSGYQTKTIENLPTTPELLELEFDLERIEKGGFPHFMLKEIHEQPETFRDAFRGRLLVSEGNVKLGGLRSVETQLRQARRIIFTACGTSWHAALVGEYWIEELARLPVEVEYASEFRYRNPVLYPDDVVIAISQSGETADTLAAVREAKLRGATVLGIVNVVGSSIARETHAGVYIHAGPEIGVASTKAFTSQLAVLMLLALYLGRMRHLSATRAQEIAQEMLHIPGKIQAILNNASSIQQIAQLYAGAQNFLYLGRGVNFPVALEGALKMKEIAYIHAEGYPAAEMKHGPIALIDENMPVVAIAPKDELYDKVLSNIEEIRARRGKVIAITDGSDPRLAEVANHLILIPETLPILTPILAVIPLQLLAYYTAVERGCNVDMPRNLAKSVTVE, via the coding sequence ATGTGTGGTATTGTGGGGTACATCGGCCATCGCAGAGCTCTCCCCCTCCTCCTCAATGGCCTTAAGCGGCTGGAGTACCGGGGGTATGACTCCGCTGGTATCGCTGTGCCCCACAATGGTAGCCTCTTCATCGCGAAGCGAGCTGGAACGGTCGCTCAGTTAGAAGCCTTGCTGAACGGCGTAGACCTACCAGCCACTGTCGGCATCGGGCACACGCGCTGGGCAACTCACGGTGAGCCAGTAGACCGAAATGCGCACCCTCACACCGATGCTTCAGGACGGATCGCCATCGTCCACAACGGCATCATAGAGAACCACGCTACGCTAAAGGCCAAGCTGCAAGCAGACGGCTATACCTTTCGCTCCGAGACCGACACAGAAGTATTGGCGGTCTTCATCGGAGCCCTCTACGAACAGTCCGGCGACCTGGAGTTAGCGGTTCGGGCGGCCCTCTCCGAAGTCCAAGGGACCTTTGGCCTCGTTGTGCTCTCAGCCGACCACCCAGAGATGCTCATCGCCGCGCGCCGCGGCAGTCCAATCGTCATTGGAGTCGGTGACGGGGAGTACATCGTCGCTTCCGATGCTACCGCGATTGTCGAGTACACTCGATCCGTGCTCTACCTCACCGATGACGAGACGGCCATCCTCACCCGCTCCGGCTACCAGACGAAGACAATCGAGAACCTTCCCACCACCCCCGAGCTCTTAGAGCTGGAGTTTGACCTGGAGCGGATCGAAAAAGGCGGCTTCCCGCACTTCATGCTGAAGGAAATCCATGAGCAGCCGGAGACTTTCCGCGATGCCTTCCGCGGCCGCCTTCTGGTCAGTGAAGGCAACGTCAAGTTGGGCGGACTGCGCAGTGTAGAAACTCAGCTCCGCCAGGCACGGCGTATCATCTTCACCGCCTGCGGGACGTCATGGCACGCCGCTTTGGTCGGTGAATACTGGATTGAAGAACTCGCCCGCCTGCCCGTTGAGGTGGAGTATGCCTCCGAGTTTCGCTATCGCAATCCTGTCCTCTACCCCGACGACGTGGTCATTGCCATTTCCCAGAGCGGGGAGACAGCCGATACTCTAGCGGCTGTCCGTGAGGCAAAACTGCGCGGAGCGACGGTCTTAGGAATTGTGAACGTCGTTGGTAGTTCAATTGCCCGGGAAACCCACGCAGGGGTCTACATCCACGCCGGCCCAGAGATTGGGGTTGCCTCTACGAAGGCCTTTACCTCCCAGTTGGCAGTTCTCATGCTCCTGGCCCTCTACCTCGGAAGGATGCGCCATCTCTCAGCCACACGGGCCCAAGAGATTGCCCAAGAGATGCTCCACATCCCAGGCAAGATTCAGGCCATCCTCAACAATGCCTCCTCCATTCAGCAAATAGCCCAGCTCTACGCTGGTGCACAGAACTTCCTCTACTTGGGGCGCGGCGTCAACTTCCCTGTAGCGCTGGAAGGAGCTCTGAAGATGAAGGAGATCGCCTACATCCATGCCGAAGGGTATCCAGCTGCCGAGATGAAGCACGGTCCGATCGCCCTCATTGATGAGAACATGCCCGTCGTCGCTATCGCCCCGAAAGATGAGCTCTACGACAAGGTGCTCTCCAACATTGAAGAAATCCGAGCCCGCCGTGGAAAAGTCATCGCTATCACCGATGGGAGTGATCCTCGACTCGCAGAAGTGGCCAATCACCTTATACTCATCCCCGAAACATTGCCTATCCTGACCCCCATCCTCGCCGTCATCCCGCTACAACTGCTGGCGTACTACACTGCCGTAGAGCGGGGGTGCAACGTAGACATGCCCCGTAACTTGGCGAAGAGCGTCACTGTTGAGTAG
- a CDS encoding copper chaperone PCu(A)C produces the protein MRFWFPWVLSLCAVLVSVQLRAGQIIPKDFWARPAGKAIPSAAYGVIVNTGTRADTLLEAATIQAGRTELHETVQDATGRMQMRKIERIVIPARDSVVLRPGGLHIMLYDLQQALRPGDTLRLRLRFAQAGWQQVDCRVGRPPRPAKQRELPHEHQH, from the coding sequence ATGAGGTTCTGGTTCCCTTGGGTATTGTCTCTATGCGCTGTTTTGGTCAGTGTGCAGCTGCGAGCGGGTCAGATCATACCGAAGGACTTCTGGGCTCGTCCAGCGGGGAAAGCGATTCCCAGCGCAGCGTACGGGGTGATCGTCAACACGGGTACCAGGGCAGATACGTTGTTGGAGGCTGCAACTATACAGGCAGGCCGAACCGAACTCCATGAGACGGTCCAAGATGCCACGGGGCGGATGCAGATGCGTAAGATTGAGCGCATCGTCATCCCAGCGCGAGATTCCGTGGTACTGCGCCCTGGCGGGCTGCATATCATGCTGTACGACCTACAGCAGGCGCTGCGGCCAGGGGACACATTACGGCTGCGACTGCGCTTTGCCCAAGCAGGATGGCAACAGGTAGACTGTCGGGTAGGCCGTCCTCCACGACCCGCAAAGCAGCGCGAGCTACCCCATGAACACCAACACTAA